One Sinorhizobium mexicanum genomic region harbors:
- the rpmB gene encoding 50S ribosomal protein L28, which produces MSRSCELTGKGVQSGHNVSHANNKTKRKFLPNLCNVTLISDALGQRFRLRVSAAALRSVEHRGGLDAFLLKADENELSMRARLLRRQIVKKTAEAA; this is translated from the coding sequence ATGTCCCGTAGTTGCGAATTGACCGGCAAGGGCGTCCAGTCGGGCCACAATGTCAGCCACGCCAACAACAAGACCAAGCGCAAGTTCCTCCCGAACCTGTGCAACGTCACGCTGATTTCCGATGCTCTCGGCCAGCGCTTCCGCCTGCGCGTTTCCGCAGCCGCTCTCCGCTCGGTCGAACACCGCGGCGGGCTCGACGCTTTCCTGCTGAAGGCTGACGAGAACGAGCTGAGCATGCGCGCTCGCCTGCTGCGTCGCCAGATCGTCAAGAAGACCGCTGAAGCAGCCTGA
- the cobT gene encoding cobaltochelatase subunit CobT, with protein MSSNSKAKPNTRENAAEPFKRALSGCIRSIAGDAEIEVTFANERPGMAGERIRLPELSKRPSRQELAVARGLGDSMALHKACHDARIHATMSPQGADARAIFDAVEQARVEAIGALRMAGVADNLASMLDEKYAKANFAAIENQSDAPLEEAVALLVREKLTGEKPPASAGKVLDLWRDFIESKAAGDMRNLPAAINDQQAFARVVRDMLSSMDVAEKYGEDDIEPDEQESETDEDQPRSQEQDENASDEEEGSDAAPADENQSAEEQMEEGEMDGAEISDDDLQDEGEEESETPGEVKRPNHPFADFNEKVDYTVYTREFDETITAEELCDEAELDRLRAFLDKQLAHLQGAVGRLANRLQRRLMAQQNRSWEFDLEEGYLDTARLQRIIIDPMQPLSFKREKDTNFRDTVVTLLIDNSGSMRGRPITVAATCADILARTLERCGVKVEILGFTTKAWKGGQSREKWLAGGKPQAPGRLNDLRHIVYKSADAPWRRARRNLGLMMREGLLKENIDGEALMWAHDRLLARQEQRRILMMISDGAPVDDSTLSVNPGNYLERHLRAVIEQIETRSPVELLAIGIGHDVTRYYRRAVTIVDADELAGAMTEQLAALFEDESLHRRPGRMRRAG; from the coding sequence GTGAGCTCGAACTCCAAGGCGAAACCGAACACGAGGGAAAACGCCGCTGAACCGTTCAAGCGGGCGCTTTCCGGCTGTATCCGGTCGATTGCCGGCGATGCCGAGATCGAGGTCACCTTCGCAAACGAGCGCCCCGGGATGGCCGGTGAACGCATCCGGCTGCCGGAACTCTCCAAGCGCCCGAGTCGGCAGGAGCTTGCCGTGGCGCGAGGCCTGGGCGACTCCATGGCGCTGCACAAGGCGTGCCACGACGCCCGCATTCACGCGACGATGTCGCCGCAGGGGGCGGATGCGCGGGCGATCTTCGATGCCGTCGAGCAGGCGCGCGTCGAGGCGATCGGTGCGCTTCGGATGGCGGGTGTGGCAGACAACCTCGCCTCGATGCTCGACGAGAAATATGCCAAGGCCAACTTTGCGGCGATCGAAAACCAGTCGGATGCACCGCTCGAAGAGGCGGTAGCGCTTCTCGTACGCGAGAAGCTGACCGGCGAGAAGCCACCGGCGTCTGCCGGCAAGGTGCTCGACCTCTGGCGCGATTTCATCGAGAGCAAGGCCGCCGGAGACATGCGCAACCTACCCGCCGCGATCAACGACCAGCAGGCCTTCGCGCGCGTCGTGCGCGACATGCTGTCGTCGATGGATGTCGCCGAGAAATACGGCGAGGACGATATCGAACCGGACGAGCAGGAAAGCGAGACCGACGAGGACCAACCGCGCAGCCAGGAGCAGGACGAGAACGCCAGCGACGAGGAAGAAGGCTCCGACGCGGCACCCGCCGATGAGAACCAGTCTGCCGAGGAGCAGATGGAAGAAGGCGAGATGGACGGCGCCGAAATTTCCGACGACGACCTTCAGGACGAGGGCGAAGAGGAGAGCGAGACGCCCGGCGAGGTCAAGCGGCCGAACCATCCCTTCGCGGACTTCAACGAGAAGGTCGACTACACCGTCTACACGCGGGAGTTCGACGAGACGATTACCGCCGAGGAGCTTTGCGACGAGGCGGAGCTCGATCGCCTCCGTGCGTTCCTCGACAAGCAGCTCGCCCACCTGCAGGGAGCGGTCGGCCGGCTCGCCAACCGGCTGCAGCGCCGGCTGATGGCGCAGCAGAACCGCTCCTGGGAGTTCGACCTAGAGGAAGGCTATCTCGACACGGCCCGACTGCAGCGCATCATCATCGACCCGATGCAGCCGCTTTCCTTCAAGCGTGAGAAAGACACCAACTTCCGCGATACCGTGGTGACGCTGCTGATCGACAATTCCGGCTCGATGCGCGGCCGGCCGATCACTGTCGCGGCGACCTGTGCCGACATTCTCGCCCGCACGCTGGAGCGTTGCGGCGTCAAGGTGGAGATCCTCGGCTTTACCACCAAGGCATGGAAGGGCGGACAGTCGCGCGAGAAATGGCTGGCGGGTGGCAAGCCGCAGGCGCCGGGGCGTCTCAATGATCTGAGGCACATCGTCTATAAGTCCGCCGATGCACCCTGGCGTCGGGCGCGCCGAAATCTCGGGCTGATGATGCGCGAAGGCTTGCTGAAAGAGAACATCGATGGCGAGGCGCTGATGTGGGCGCATGACCGGCTGCTGGCGCGGCAGGAGCAACGGCGCATCCTGATGATGATTTCGGATGGCGCGCCGGTCGATGATTCCACCTTGTCCGTGAACCCCGGAAACTATCTCGAACGCCACCTGCGTGCCGTCATCGAGCAGATCGAAACCCGTTCGCCGGTCGAGCTTCTGGCGATCGGCATCGGCCATGACGTGACGCGCTATTACCGGCGAGCGGTCACCATCGTCGACGCGGACGAGCTGGCGGGTGCGATGACGGAGCAGCTCGCAGCGCTCTTCGAGGACGAAAGCCTGCATCGCCGCCCGGGGCGGATGCGCCGCGCGGGCTAA
- a CDS encoding BolA family protein — MSLQSRIEQKLLEAFQPERLAVINESHLHAGHQPGFDGEGETHFRIRIVSSAFSGMSRVARHRAINDLLKPELDQGLHALAVEPAAPGEPTSW, encoded by the coding sequence ATGTCGCTGCAAAGCCGGATCGAACAGAAACTCCTCGAAGCCTTCCAACCGGAGCGCCTTGCGGTGATCAACGAAAGCCATCTGCATGCCGGTCATCAGCCCGGTTTCGACGGCGAAGGCGAGACGCATTTCAGGATCAGGATCGTCTCCAGCGCATTTTCGGGTATGAGCCGAGTGGCGCGCCACCGCGCGATCAACGACCTCCTGAAGCCGGAACTCGATCAGGGTCTGCATGCGCTCGCCGTCGAGCCGGCCGCCCCGGGAGAGCCGACGAGCTGGTGA
- the cobS gene encoding cobaltochelatase subunit CobS produces MSKIDLDISNLPDTTISVREVFGIDTDLRVPAYSKGDAYVPDLDPDYLFDRETTLAILAGFAHNRRVMVSGYHGTGKSTHIEQVAARLNWPCVRINLDSHVSRIDLVGKDAIVVKDGLQVTEFKDGILPWAYQHNVALVFDEYDAGRPDVMFVIQRVLESSGRLTLLDQSRVIRPHPAFRLFATANTVGLGDTTGLYHGTQQINQAQMDRWSIVTTLNYLPHDKEVDIVAAKVKGFTADKGRETVSKMVRVADLTRAAFINGDLSTVMSPRTVITWAENAYIFGDIAFAFRVTFLNKCDELERALVAEHYQRAFGVELKESAANIVLEATA; encoded by the coding sequence ATGAGCAAGATTGACCTCGACATTTCCAACCTCCCTGACACGACGATCTCGGTCCGGGAGGTTTTCGGTATTGATACGGATTTGCGCGTTCCTGCCTATTCGAAGGGCGACGCCTATGTGCCCGATCTCGATCCCGACTATCTCTTCGATCGCGAAACAACGCTCGCCATTCTCGCAGGATTCGCCCATAACCGCCGCGTCATGGTTTCCGGCTATCACGGGACCGGAAAGTCGACCCATATCGAACAAGTCGCCGCAAGGCTCAACTGGCCCTGTGTGCGCATCAATCTGGACAGCCATGTCAGCCGTATCGATCTCGTCGGCAAGGATGCGATCGTCGTCAAGGACGGGCTCCAGGTCACCGAGTTCAAGGACGGCATTCTGCCGTGGGCCTACCAGCACAATGTCGCGCTCGTCTTCGACGAATACGATGCCGGCCGCCCCGACGTCATGTTCGTCATCCAGCGCGTGCTCGAATCCTCCGGTCGCCTGACCCTGCTCGACCAGAGCCGCGTCATTCGCCCGCACCCCGCCTTCCGCCTGTTTGCAACCGCGAATACGGTCGGCCTCGGCGACACGACCGGCCTCTATCATGGCACGCAGCAGATCAACCAGGCGCAGATGGACCGCTGGTCGATCGTCACCACGCTCAACTATCTGCCACACGACAAGGAAGTCGACATCGTCGCCGCCAAGGTCAAGGGCTTTACCGCCGACAAGGGCCGCGAGACGGTGTCGAAGATGGTTCGCGTCGCGGATCTGACGCGTGCGGCTTTCATCAATGGTGATCTTTCGACGGTCATGAGCCCGCGTACGGTCATCACCTGGGCGGAGAATGCTTACATCTTCGGCGATATCGCCTTCGCGTTCCGCGTGACGTTCCTCAACAAGTGCGACGAGCTGGAGCGGGCGCTGGTCGCCGAGCACTACCAGCGGGCCTTCGGCGTCGAGCTCAAGGAAAGCGCCGCCAACATCGTGCTGGAAGCCACCGCCTAA
- a CDS encoding J domain-containing protein codes for MSAMKLDSKYFDRIRTRRKVEPRAEPSAPMCQWDGCDKKAMHRAPVGRNAEGEYFMFCFEHVKEYNKGYNYFSGLSDTEIARYQKEAVTGHRPTWTVGVNKNARNGPSQSQMRSGTAGAQARMRDPFGFFNEARARSARHEPRLRKLKTLEAKAFETLGLAASATAADIKAAYKELVKKHHPDANGGDRGSEDRFRAVIQAYQLLKQAGFC; via the coding sequence ATGTCGGCTATGAAACTCGATTCAAAATACTTCGATCGCATCCGTACGCGCCGCAAGGTGGAGCCGCGCGCAGAGCCGTCTGCGCCCATGTGCCAGTGGGACGGCTGCGACAAGAAGGCGATGCATCGGGCTCCCGTCGGCCGCAATGCCGAGGGCGAATATTTCATGTTCTGCTTCGAACATGTGAAGGAATACAACAAGGGCTATAATTACTTCTCCGGCCTCTCCGATACCGAGATCGCGCGCTACCAGAAGGAAGCGGTGACCGGTCATCGCCCGACCTGGACCGTCGGCGTCAACAAGAACGCCCGCAATGGCCCGAGCCAGTCGCAGATGCGTTCCGGCACGGCCGGGGCACAGGCCCGCATGCGCGATCCGTTCGGCTTCTTCAACGAGGCGCGCGCCCGGTCGGCTCGGCACGAACCGCGCCTGCGCAAGCTGAAAACACTCGAAGCCAAAGCATTCGAAACGCTCGGCCTTGCGGCCTCGGCAACGGCTGCTGATATCAAGGCGGCCTACAAGGAGCTCGTCAAGAAGCATCACCCCGATGCAAATGGCGGAGACAGGGGATCCGAGGACCGTTTTCGCGCGGTTATTCAAGCCTATCAATTGTTAAAACAGGCTGGTTTCTGCTAA
- a CDS encoding cupin domain-containing protein, whose product MDVSRHLTPAAIVDALGLARHPEGGWYVETFRDVGGAPRSHSTAIYYLLEKGERSHWHRVRDAAEIWHYYAGAPLELSIAAPGKPASRFRLGPDLLEGERPQHVVPANWWQSAAPLGDWTLVGCTVAPGFDFSAFEMASPDWRPPEN is encoded by the coding sequence ATGGACGTCTCACGGCATCTCACGCCGGCCGCAATTGTCGACGCGCTGGGATTGGCCAGGCATCCGGAGGGCGGCTGGTATGTCGAGACCTTCCGCGACGTCGGTGGCGCGCCACGCAGCCATTCGACGGCGATCTACTATCTGCTCGAAAAGGGCGAGCGCTCACACTGGCACCGCGTCCGCGACGCCGCCGAAATCTGGCACTACTATGCGGGCGCCCCGCTCGAGCTCAGCATCGCGGCGCCGGGCAAGCCGGCCTCACGCTTTCGCCTTGGTCCGGACCTGCTTGAGGGCGAAAGGCCGCAGCACGTCGTTCCCGCCAACTGGTGGCAGTCGGCCGCCCCGCTTGGAGACTGGACGCTCGTCGGTTGCACCGTGGCGCCGGGATTCGACTTTTCCGCATTCGAGATGGCGTCGCCCGACTGGCGGCCGCCGGAGAACTGA
- the gloB gene encoding hydroxyacylglutathione hydrolase — translation MAALELDLFLCRTDNFGVLLHDAASGATASIDAPEERPILETLERRGWRLTHILTTHHHGDHVAANVGLKERFGVTIIGPKGEASKIPGIDRSVGQGDRFDFAGHPVEVIETPGHTAGHICFHFPKDKLLFAADTLFALGCGRLFEGTAETMWQSLSRLMALPDDTAVYFGHEYTLANAHFAVTIDPENAALKARAAEIEETRSDGGFTAPTTIGLEKRTNPFLRAGDAKIRKHLGMERASDAEVFAEIRKRKDNF, via the coding sequence ATGGCCGCGCTCGAACTCGACCTCTTCCTCTGCCGCACCGACAATTTCGGTGTGCTTCTTCATGATGCGGCAAGCGGTGCGACCGCATCGATCGATGCTCCGGAAGAACGACCGATTCTCGAAACGCTGGAGCGACGGGGCTGGCGCCTCACGCACATCCTGACGACCCATCACCACGGCGACCACGTGGCGGCGAATGTCGGCCTGAAGGAACGCTTCGGCGTCACCATCATCGGGCCGAAAGGCGAGGCGTCGAAGATCCCCGGCATCGACCGGAGTGTCGGCCAAGGAGACCGTTTCGATTTCGCCGGTCATCCGGTCGAGGTCATCGAAACGCCGGGACATACCGCGGGCCACATCTGCTTCCATTTCCCGAAGGATAAGCTGCTGTTTGCCGCCGACACGCTGTTTGCGCTCGGCTGTGGGCGGCTGTTCGAGGGAACCGCCGAAACGATGTGGCAATCGCTGAGCCGGCTGATGGCGCTCCCGGACGATACCGCCGTCTATTTCGGCCACGAGTACACGCTCGCCAATGCGCATTTCGCCGTGACGATCGATCCCGAAAACGCAGCGCTCAAGGCGCGTGCTGCCGAAATCGAAGAGACGCGCTCGGACGGCGGGTTCACCGCGCCGACGACGATCGGCCTTGAAAAGCGGACCAACCCGTTCCTTCGCGCAGGCGACGCGAAGATCCGCAAGCATCTCGGCATGGAGAGAGCGAGCGACGCGGAGGTGTTCGCAGAGATCCGCAAGCGCAAGGATAATTTCTGA
- the yddG gene encoding aromatic amino acid exporter YddG translates to MKFKATLIGFSAILMWSLLALFTAASGKMPPFQLSAICFLIGSLPGIAVLALKPERFKLLKQPARVWITGIAGLFGYHFLYFTALRNAPAVEAGLIAYLWPLLIVVGSALLPGERLRWYHLAGALAGLGGTILIVARNGIAFEEAYLLGYGAAFLCAFTWSGYSLLTRRFDAVSTDVVTGFCLATSILSFLCHLGLETTIWPQTAFEWLAVAGLGLLPVGAAFYAWDFGVKNGDIQLLGVKSYAAPVFSTLILILFGFAEPSWRIAAACLLVTGGAVLAAKDMIFRKRAAAPQPAE, encoded by the coding sequence ATGAAGTTCAAGGCAACGCTGATCGGTTTTTCCGCGATCCTGATGTGGTCGCTCCTGGCGCTCTTTACCGCAGCGTCGGGCAAAATGCCGCCGTTCCAGCTGTCGGCGATCTGCTTCCTCATCGGCAGCCTGCCGGGCATCGCCGTGCTTGCGCTGAAACCGGAGCGATTCAAGCTCCTGAAACAGCCAGCCAGGGTCTGGATCACCGGCATTGCCGGGCTTTTCGGCTACCACTTTCTCTATTTCACCGCGCTTCGCAACGCCCCGGCGGTCGAGGCAGGCCTGATCGCCTATCTCTGGCCGCTGCTGATCGTGGTGGGCTCGGCGCTGCTGCCGGGAGAAAGGCTTCGCTGGTATCACCTCGCGGGGGCGCTTGCCGGACTTGGCGGCACGATCCTGATCGTCGCCCGCAATGGCATTGCCTTCGAAGAGGCCTATCTGCTCGGCTACGGCGCGGCATTCCTCTGCGCCTTCACCTGGTCGGGCTATTCCTTGCTGACGCGCCGCTTCGACGCGGTTTCGACCGATGTCGTCACCGGTTTCTGCCTGGCGACGTCCATCCTCTCCTTCCTCTGCCATCTCGGCCTCGAGACGACGATCTGGCCGCAGACGGCTTTCGAGTGGCTGGCGGTCGCCGGACTTGGCCTCTTGCCGGTCGGTGCGGCTTTCTATGCCTGGGACTTCGGTGTGAAGAACGGAGACATCCAACTTCTCGGCGTGAAAAGCTACGCCGCACCCGTCTTCTCGACGCTGATCCTCATCCTGTTCGGTTTTGCGGAGCCGTCCTGGCGTATTGCCGCGGCCTGCCTGCTCGTCACCGGCGGTGCCGTGCTGGCGGCAAAGGACATGATTTTTCGCAAGAGGGCCGCTGCCCCGCAGCCGGCGGAGTAG
- a CDS encoding HlyC/CorC family transporter, translated as MTGDAFLTFLAEHWLSLVSVICLLLLSAFFSGSEAALTAASRARMHTLESNGDRRAGVVGRLIERRDRLVGTLLLGNNLVSILATSLATSLLIGLVGSTAVAVATLSMTVLLVVFAEVLPKSWAIASPDRFALAVAPVVSPFMAVAGPVSALINAFVRRLLTLFGVNLSSDKPMLSAQEELRGAVDLLHREGSVIKADLDRLGGVLDLGELEVSDIMIHRTAMRAINADEPPELCVREILEAPFTRLPLWRGSTDNIIGVIHSKDLLRALAEPDVESASLDIVKIAQKPWFVPDTTNLGDQLNAFLRRKLHLAIVVDEYGQVQGLVTLEDILEEIVGDIADEHDIDIQGVRQEADGSIVVDGSVPIRDLNRALDWSLPDEEATTVAGLVIHESKSIPEERQAFTFYGKRFIVMKRIRNRITKLRIRPAEDGTSIG; from the coding sequence ATGACCGGCGACGCGTTTCTGACCTTTCTGGCGGAACACTGGCTGTCTCTCGTTTCGGTAATTTGTCTCTTGTTGCTTTCGGCCTTCTTCTCCGGATCGGAGGCCGCCTTGACCGCGGCCTCCCGGGCGCGGATGCACACGCTTGAGAGCAACGGCGATCGGCGGGCGGGTGTCGTCGGCCGGCTGATCGAGCGGCGTGACCGCCTCGTCGGAACGCTGCTTCTCGGCAACAACCTCGTTAGCATTCTCGCGACATCCCTGGCCACGAGTCTTCTGATCGGCCTCGTTGGCAGTACCGCCGTGGCAGTCGCCACGCTCAGCATGACGGTCCTGCTTGTCGTCTTTGCCGAAGTGCTGCCGAAGAGCTGGGCGATTGCCTCCCCGGACCGGTTCGCGCTCGCCGTGGCACCCGTGGTCAGCCCCTTCATGGCGGTTGCCGGCCCGGTGTCGGCACTCATCAATGCCTTCGTCCGGCGCCTTTTGACCCTCTTCGGCGTGAACCTTTCGTCCGACAAGCCGATGCTGTCGGCACAGGAGGAACTGCGCGGTGCCGTCGACCTGCTCCACCGGGAGGGATCCGTGATCAAGGCGGACCTCGACCGACTCGGCGGCGTGCTCGACCTCGGCGAACTCGAGGTCTCCGACATCATGATCCACCGCACCGCCATGCGCGCGATCAATGCGGATGAGCCGCCGGAGCTCTGTGTTCGGGAGATCCTCGAAGCCCCGTTCACGCGCCTGCCGCTCTGGCGCGGATCGACCGACAATATTATCGGGGTCATCCATTCCAAGGATCTCCTGCGCGCGCTTGCGGAACCCGATGTCGAGTCCGCGAGCCTCGACATCGTCAAGATCGCGCAGAAGCCCTGGTTCGTCCCGGATACGACCAACCTCGGGGACCAGCTCAACGCGTTTCTGCGGCGCAAGCTGCACCTCGCGATCGTCGTCGACGAATACGGCCAGGTCCAAGGCCTCGTGACGCTCGAGGATATCCTTGAGGAGATCGTCGGCGATATCGCCGACGAGCACGACATCGACATCCAGGGCGTGCGGCAGGAGGCCGACGGGTCGATCGTCGTCGACGGCTCGGTGCCGATCCGCGACCTCAACCGGGCGCTGGACTGGTCGCTGCCGGACGAGGAGGCAACCACCGTCGCCGGCCTCGTCATCCATGAATCGAAGAGCATCCCGGAAGAGCGGCAGGCTTTCACATTCTACGGCAAGCGCTTCATCGTCATGAAGCGGATCAGGAACCGGATCACCAAGCTGCGCATCCGCCCGGCCGAGGATGGGACATCGATCGGCTAG
- a CDS encoding esterase-like activity of phytase family protein: MLRRSLVLLSLLASPAIAQPEPTTEIVPVQARQIRQFKAGSNERVFGRLEFIGGIEITSRNPLLGAISAIRFRLGSDSFVAVMDTGHWVEGAVLRDDRGRLQGLSDLTVTSMIDGDGGVELEKWRVDSEGLALRDGEAIVSFEQLARIEVYPDPGFARSRPIGHMVLPFPIEELRINGGLETIAIAPKNGPLHGAAVVVAERSVDEADNLLAGILEGPMKGAFSVVREDPYAVTDGAFLPNGDLLLLERRFNLASGLGMRIRRIAGGHIRPGAVVDGEVLLTADMSYQIDNMEGLDVVVRPDGEIRVIVVSDDNHSILERNLMLEFRLVLN, encoded by the coding sequence ATGCTCCGCCGAAGTCTTGTTCTCCTCTCCCTTCTGGCTTCGCCGGCTATCGCGCAACCGGAGCCGACGACCGAGATCGTCCCGGTTCAGGCGCGGCAGATAAGGCAATTCAAAGCCGGCTCGAACGAGAGGGTGTTCGGCAGGCTTGAATTCATCGGTGGCATCGAAATAACCTCCCGCAACCCGTTGCTCGGCGCGATTTCCGCGATCCGGTTCCGGCTAGGCAGCGATTCCTTCGTCGCTGTGATGGACACCGGCCATTGGGTCGAGGGAGCCGTACTTCGCGATGATCGAGGCAGGCTTCAGGGGCTGAGCGACCTGACCGTCACATCGATGATCGATGGGGACGGAGGTGTCGAGCTTGAAAAATGGAGGGTGGACTCGGAAGGGTTGGCGCTACGCGACGGTGAGGCGATCGTCAGTTTCGAGCAACTGGCCCGTATCGAGGTCTATCCCGATCCAGGTTTCGCGCGATCAAGACCCATCGGACATATGGTCCTGCCGTTTCCCATCGAGGAATTGCGCATCAATGGCGGACTTGAAACGATCGCGATCGCGCCGAAAAACGGTCCCCTCCACGGTGCAGCTGTCGTTGTGGCGGAACGAAGCGTCGACGAGGCGGACAATCTTCTGGCGGGCATTCTCGAGGGACCGATGAAGGGCGCATTCTCGGTCGTTCGCGAAGATCCTTATGCGGTTACCGACGGTGCCTTTCTGCCAAACGGCGACCTGCTTCTCCTCGAGCGCCGGTTCAATCTCGCCTCCGGCCTCGGTATGCGCATTCGCAGGATTGCCGGTGGCCACATCCGTCCGGGCGCCGTCGTCGACGGCGAGGTGTTGCTCACGGCCGACATGAGCTACCAGATCGACAATATGGAGGGGCTGGATGTTGTCGTTCGGCCAGACGGCGAGATTCGCGTGATCGTCGTTTCTGATGACAATCATTCGATTCTCGAACGCAACCTGATGCTCGAATTCCGGCTGGTTCTGAATTGA
- a CDS encoding VUT family protein — protein sequence MLISRTFFVYVALMTSVVVASNFLVQYPLPGSIAGMNLGDLWTWGAFSYPFAFLVTDLTNRHFGPRIARRVVVAGFVVGVTFSIYFATPRIAIASGSAFLFGQLLDISVFNRLRRQTWWRAPLAGSLIGSALDTAMFFSFAFAPFFAFFGPNDSFALETAPLLGVLAAGAPRWISWGLGDLLVKVLCGIVLLLPYGALMSVIKPMPAANATAA from the coding sequence ATGCTGATCAGCCGCACCTTCTTTGTCTATGTCGCGCTCATGACCTCGGTGGTCGTGGCGTCGAATTTCCTCGTACAATATCCGCTTCCGGGCTCCATTGCCGGCATGAACCTCGGCGACCTGTGGACTTGGGGCGCTTTCAGCTATCCCTTCGCCTTCCTCGTCACCGACCTTACCAACCGCCATTTCGGGCCGCGAATTGCGCGCCGCGTGGTGGTTGCCGGCTTTGTCGTCGGCGTCACGTTCTCGATCTACTTCGCGACGCCGCGCATCGCGATCGCCTCTGGCTCGGCATTCCTCTTCGGTCAGCTCCTCGACATTTCCGTGTTCAACCGGCTACGCAGGCAGACCTGGTGGCGCGCGCCGCTCGCCGGCTCGCTCATCGGCTCGGCGCTGGACACCGCGATGTTCTTCTCGTTTGCCTTCGCGCCCTTCTTTGCGTTCTTTGGACCGAACGACAGCTTTGCGCTGGAGACCGCTCCCCTGCTCGGGGTGCTTGCAGCAGGAGCGCCGCGCTGGATTTCCTGGGGGCTCGGCGATCTTCTGGTGAAGGTCCTTTGCGGCATCGTGCTGCTCTTGCCCTATGGAGCGCTGATGAGCGTCATCAAGCCAATGCCGGCGGCCAACGCCACCGCCGCATAA
- a CDS encoding DUF3108 domain-containing protein — MKRRNGFGATALLAAMTFSTECLAADIEHQTDYSIALAGLPLARATFHTELVKNRYTISGTLNSAGLIDIISRTSGQTRVSGVIANDHLRASQYSMSYRSGRKSRAISVTFRNGNVVRASMTPKRTPLPKNWVPVTSRDMRNVLDPLSGLIIPGKSRVCPNTLPIFDGESRLDIRLSPKGTRSFKTRGFNGEVIVCGVRFVPKAGYRKGREDVEYLRRLETMEIWFAKAEAVDVYAPVYVRIPTKLGPVTVSATRFGG; from the coding sequence ATGAAAAGGCGCAATGGCTTCGGGGCAACAGCATTGCTGGCTGCCATGACGTTTTCCACAGAATGCTTGGCTGCCGATATCGAGCATCAGACGGACTATAGTATTGCGCTTGCCGGCCTGCCGTTGGCGCGCGCCACTTTCCACACCGAACTTGTAAAGAACCGCTACACGATTTCCGGCACACTGAATTCCGCCGGACTCATCGACATCATCAGCCGCACGTCCGGCCAGACGCGCGTTTCCGGGGTGATCGCGAATGATCATCTGCGCGCCTCGCAATATTCGATGTCCTATCGCAGTGGCAGAAAGTCGCGCGCAATCAGCGTGACCTTCCGCAACGGTAATGTCGTGCGTGCGAGCATGACCCCGAAACGCACCCCGCTTCCGAAGAACTGGGTGCCTGTGACGAGCCGCGACATGCGCAACGTGCTGGACCCGCTCTCCGGGCTGATCATTCCGGGCAAGAGCAGGGTTTGCCCCAACACACTGCCGATCTTCGATGGCGAATCGCGGCTGGACATCAGGCTTTCACCGAAGGGAACGCGAAGCTTCAAGACCAGAGGATTCAACGGCGAAGTCATTGTCTGCGGTGTCCGGTTCGTGCCGAAGGCAGGGTACAGGAAGGGCCGCGAGGACGTCGAATATCTGCGCCGGCTGGAGACCATGGAGATCTGGTTTGCAAAAGCCGAGGCCGTCGATGTCTATGCCCCGGTCTATGTCCGCATCCCGACGAAGCTTGGTCCCGTAACCGTCTCCGCGACGCGATTCGGCGGGTGA